Within the Candidatus Jidaibacter acanthamoeba genome, the region TTCTATAAATATTAATACTAAAGATTGTGATAGGCAGACCCCTTTACAAAATGCCTTATATAATGGTTACGATGAAATTGCTCAATTAATATTAGAACATAATCCTGATGTTAAAACAGCCGATATAAAAGGTAATACGGTTATACATTTATGTTTAATAGGGAGTAAAATAAATTTAATTCCTTTACTTGTGGAGAGAGGAG harbors:
- a CDS encoding ankyrin repeat domain-containing protein; this translates as MQSKDIDYTTEFLIAVEQGKIDKARELLSQGADVNATEMLGDTALHLAIMYRDVKMVKLLLAQPSININTKDCDRQTPLQNALYNGYDEIAQLILEHNPDVKTADIKGNTVIHLCLIGSKINLIPLLVERG